Proteins co-encoded in one Megalops cyprinoides isolate fMegCyp1 chromosome 1, fMegCyp1.pri, whole genome shotgun sequence genomic window:
- the LOC118793001 gene encoding sulfotransferase 6B1-like: MSAPYRSRLQARMEEAKHMKEEEKQYRYNGILYPTIMCPPENLKALESMEAREDDVMLVAYPKCGFNWMVGVMRKIMAAAAGKTEESKMPPIIEFFTPEMQKVLSEAPSPRFLGTHLHPTNIPGSFTAKKSKMLVVFRNPKDTAVSFYHFSNKNPGLPTPESWDKFYSEFMSGDVIWGSYFDHALAWEKRINDPDVMIVTYEYLKENLSEGVRQVSKFFNFTLSEEQILTIARDSTFNAMKESSKGSHGQMSDVFFRKGEVGDWKNHFSEAQSKEMDDEFEKRLAGTKLAAKLKYNLYCK, translated from the exons ATGAGCGCGCCATACCGTTCCCGCTTACAGGCCCGAATGGAGGAGGCTAAGCacatgaaggaggaggaaaaacaatACAGGTACAATGGGATCCTTTACCCAACCATCATGTGCCCACCGGAGAACCTGAAAGCTCTAGAGAGTATGGAAGCAAGGGAAGATGATGTAATGTTAGTAGCCTATCCAAAATGTG gATTTAATTGGATGGTAGGTGTGATGCGGAAAATAATGGCTGCTGCCGCTGGGAAGACAGAAGAATCTAAAATGCCTCCTATAATTGAGTTCTTCACTCCTGAAATGCAAAAGGTAT TAAGTGAGGCTCCTTCTCCACGATTCCTTGGAACACACTTGCATCCTACCAACATTCCTGGCTCTTTCACCGCAAAGAAGTCTAAg ATGCTGGTTGTATTTCGAAACCCAAAGGACACTGCCGTTTCTTTCTACCACTTCTCCAACAAGAACCCTGGCCTCCCAACACCCGAATCCTGGGACAAGTTTTACTCAGAATTCATGAGTGGGGATG TGATTTGGGGTTCTTACTTTGATCATGCCCTGGCTTGGGAAAAGCGCATAAATGACCCCGATGTGATGATTGTTACCTATGAATACCTGAAGGAG AACCTGAGTGAAGGGGTACGACAGGTGTCCAAATTCTTCAATTTCACTCTGAGTGAAGAACAAATCCTGACCATCGCTCGTGACAGCACTTTTAATGCCATGAAGGAGAGCTCCAAGGGCTCACACGGTCAAATGAGTGATGTCTTCTTTAGGAAAG GAGAAGTGGGTGACTGGAAAAACCACTTCAGCGAGGCTCAAAGCAAGGAGATGGACGATGAGTTTGAGAAGCGACTGGCGGGAACGAAGCTGGCAGCGAAGCTGAAGTACAATCTGTACTGCAAATAG